The DNA window TTCTTTGAAGTTAAGTCTTAAATGAATGCCTATTTAGATGATACACCACAAAAGTAGACATAATGCAAGATAGGTATTTCATATTTGCCATCTTTTACATAATGAGCACTATCTTGAATATCTCACTAGTTTAAAACCATCCTTTAATATACCCCTCCATTATACCGGAAAGTCCTATATAAACTATAGATTTCTATTATTGAGAACAAAATTGACTTCAAAACctttatactaatatatattttttatggaATCAAAAATTCCCCATGAGAATGCTAATGCCCATGAGATTTACATCCAAAATTAGTTTAAATGTCTAAAAGCTAAGTCTGTTGTGCCCCAAGAGGTTATCTTGGTGCGTAGGCGAATCTAGTAAGCAATATCGTGAAGTAAAACTAGAGGAGCAAGGAATCAAAGAGGAAACTCAAAAATTCAGCTGCAAGTTTTGTGAAAGAAAATTCTCCAACAACCAAGCATTAGGGCGTCATCAAAATCCCTACAAACTAGAGAgatccaaaaagaaaaatgctcATAAGGCTATGTTTGGTCAAGAAGACTCACACCGTCAATCTCTCAATTTTGCAGCTGCTCTCAAGAACCCTTGTTATACAACCCTAAATATGTTTGTAGGACCCTTCGATTCTAATCAAGAATTGGCTAGACCTACAAATGCATCTTATCTATATGCTACACCTTCTATTAGGACCACAAACTGGAGTGCAAATGGTCCACAGATGCCATTTGGAATTGTTAGTTTTAATGGAGAGAATTTTCCAGCATCTACAAATATTTCATCTGCTGTTGGCTCAAGATTTGTCTCTGAAGACCGAATTGGAAATGACGATAATAGTAGAAGCAAAGAACTAGACAAGCAGCAGCATGAGGACTGTGTGTTGGATTTGTCTCTCAAGCTGTAACAACAACCAAATATTGTGGTGTCCTTTGATTTTGATTTCACATGTTTTTTATTCTAAAAATGTATTtgcttttttagttttttaatgTCCATTTTTCAGTTGAGTTGAGTTTTTTTCACCTTATGTATTGTTTAGTTAAATCTCATTATCAATACTAGCCAGAATTGTCctttttttggttgtttcccatttatttttgtttataacacaactcattaaatttttttcattcatttcatgttttattATGTATCTTTGTCCTTTTTCCTCCTTTAATTAATTTTGAGTTATTTAATCAtgacaaaacacacaaaaaatattttgaaacctAGCTTTGTGATGAcctagaaaaaaattaaaaaatatttttctcactTTCCAActatttgcatttctatttaaattatatttttatagaATTTGCATTCATTTAGTGATTTATTTGTTAAGTGATATATGAGTTTCTCTTGCTTGCTTATTTTAACCTTCGAGCGATTAATTTCTTGAAAACTGTTGATTTGGTGACTTATTAGTGAATTTGGCCAAAACTCTAGAAGAATATAAGTTGAGATATTAGTGAagttaagaaagattttgggagTTAAAAGAAGGTTAGAAAAGCTAGGGGTTGATAGCAAGAAAGTTAAGTGGAAGACACTATTTGGACactattcaaaattgactttaAAAACCTCTCTTGTGGCTTGTATATTAGCtccaaaaacaacaaaagacctttattttctcctcttggctggatgaaattgagagagggagagagagagagagagagagagagagagagagaaatttcactcttcttgaaatttttgaagAGCCAAGCTTTCGTTCCACCAATCTACTTGCACTTTTGGAAGATCTTGAGAGGAAAATGCTCCTAGGAGTTGATCTTCCCATCTTCTTGGGTTAATCTTGCTAGGGTTTGAAGCTTTGAAAAGGTAAGTGGCTAATCTACttcatttttttgcttttcaagCAATTTTGGACTAGATCTTGGTAGATTTATGGTATTTATGGAAAACCTATGGTGGATTTGAAAGGTTTATGGAAATTTGGTACTAGATGCTTTAATGATCTTGGTATACTTAGATCTTGGTATTTGGCTAGAAATTGATGGATTCTTGTCTCTTGAGATCCTAGgattaatgattgatgaaacccttgagGATTTGAGTGTGATTTATGGTGGATTCTTGTCTCTTGAGATCTTAgggttaatgattgatgaaacacTTGAGGATTTGATTGTGATTTATGGTGATTGTTGGTGAAATTGGAGTATATATATGCTGAAATTTCTATTTAGATGGCCAATTATCATGggcaaaattttagctttatcTTCCTTGAATTTGTGGCTTGTTTGTACACTTGTGCTAGAAAAAATTTTAGGAAATTTGATGCTACTTGACTCTATGTATGTTGGGTCAAGTATGATGAAAAAAATTGTAAGAAAATGAAGTGGTGATGTGGGTTATCTTGTTGAAAAAAGTAAAGTTGCAAAAGATGGAAAATATGGCCTATGTTGGCCAAATTTGCGAGTTAAAACTCTAgctttaattttctattttaaaaactattttgGGTGGAATTTAGTTCAAAAGGTTCTATTGGACTTTAATCTTAGTTTGTATAATGATTTTGGACCAAAATTTTGAAGTTAAAAAGGGGGGAAGTAAGATTTCCTTCAAAGTTTAATGATTGACAACTTTATGGATTGATTTgattttggatccttgttttaaTGAAGTTTTGGTCGGTTTAGTTCAAGAAACTTTATTAAACTTTGATCCTTGTTTGTAAGataattttgggacaaaagctATGAATGTAAATAAGTGAAAAGTGGACTTTTGCTACGATTTGCCTGCTAGAAAACTTGTAGGAGTGGAATGCCTTGTTCAAACTTTTAAAATGCTTTTGCCCTAATGGAAAGTTGTATTTTACCTGAATTGTCGATTTGAAAGCTTGAATGGGTTGAAGTGTCTAGGACACTAAAGTGGTCAATGTGAAAAACAAAGTTTTCTTGCTTAAGTGAATTGAATTGGTGAACACTAAAGGTTCACTTATATGGTGTATTTGTCTGTCAGGGTTGCAAATTGAACGTGCAGGCGATTTTTCTGTAGACGCTTAAGTGCTATTTGGTGAGTATTCGAAGTGCATGGTAACACTATATAAATGCTTGATATGTTAATGAACTTGAGAAATGATATGACTAAAAActgtcattcttttgaacttgTTGATGAacgggcgagtgtgtactttatcacagtCGACCCTACTGAATTGTTATTGCTATAAGTGAATGTGATATGATATTAATGATATGTGGGGGGCCcaaaacccaacggctagttatTCCAGGTTGAGCTGGCAAGGGCTTGGTAACTCGATTAGCGAACCTTGGGTAGTGCATATGTGTTGGATCCATACTGTTCCGAGTATACTTGAGTAATACCAACCATTGAAATTTTGTTGGTGTgtgggcccggtaaggggtgaAAGATGGACGGAGTGGTGTGAAGTGGAAATTCTACATGGacatgaaagttgacggagtgtcaactacttgAATTACTGATTGATCGAGTGGTTTGCTTGTGCTCAGTATCCTTACCGATTTACATATCGATTTTTATTGATGTGCTTATATGATACCTCTTGTTTATGTTTCTTGTTGGCTTAAATATGTGAATTAACTGCTTTCTTAAATTGCATGTCTTTCTTAGACCTCACTTGGCTCAtacctttccttttgttttccttaacaaggttAGTTTGTGATTTGGGGATTAGCACTTagcttttgttttagttagacTAAGTGATTAGGGTGCTACATTATTTTGAATGTGAATTGTAAGGTTAAACCCTCTTTTGTATTTTAAGTTGTTTCAACAGAAAACTGTATGTATTAGTTGTACTTAGCGTATTTTGTGGTAAAATTAGATATTGGATTTGATTTTGTGGTTGTTAActaatcctggcgagagttggacaagCGGCCCACTGATACCTTAGGGTACGCCCTTGGGGGAGATAGGGTCATCACAGGCTTGGACTGGTCAATTGCCAATTGAACCATCGATTTGCCAGGTTTAGGATCTGGTAGGCCTCAAAAATCGATTAGGGTACAATCCAATCAATATTGTGTCAAACAGGAAAATTTGTTTAGTTTAACCATTAAACTATTGAATCAAAAATGGTTTTGAGTGAGCTGACCATTCATTCCCAACTTTAATTAAGCCAACAATTTTAAATTTGGTCAATTAATCACATTAAATTACattccaaatttttaaaaaaaaattggtcgTTTTAGAGAACCATTCTTTAAACAATGATCTTAGTTTATAGGTTAAATATTTGAAACTTTTATGATTCAAGGGTCCAAAACACTTATTTTAGCATCTCGTGGTGAATTGATTTGAAGAGTATGATACCCAAGAGTTATTGTAAATCTCCCCCAGATTTAAAcattaacctttttttttcttttttcctctctagAGGATCAACAATAGTTCTCCACTTACCCATTTTGATAACTCAAGTGACCTATCGATTATAGATAAAGCATCTTACAAATTAGGCTTGAGCATTACCAATTACGAGTGCATAATTGTCTTCAAACAATAATAACTCTTGCCTTATTCTGCTTCTCTTTGTTTCTCTTCCACAATTACATCTTAACTATTATCTAACATTTACAACCTATAGAGTACACTtacttttttaactttttgatGCATATAATCTCTTTGTCATTGCCTTCTATTCTTTTCATACCTATCTTATAAATTACTATTCATATAATTTAGGAGCATTGAAAGTGTAAGGCATagagacaacctaagagggcgGGTGATTATAAACAAGTATTCAGCAAATAATGATATGAGCATATATCAATTAAACCAATTATgcaaaaaaacaacaaaataattaaaaagcAAAGTAAAGATAAAgacaacaaaataaataaaaagcaaaGTAAAGATAAAAAGACAAGAtattcaaactaatttatagtGGTTTGACCACCCTCAATGTCTAAGTCCACTCCCAAGCTTCTCTAAGCCTTGGTATTTCTCCACTAAATGTCTCTTCAATGTGGGTTAGACAATAACCTTTCTTGTACACAAATGAGGATCACCCTTGCTCACACTTAGTCTCTCTACTCTAGTTGAGTCAAAGGTTTTATGCTCCACACCCTTCCTTTGTTACAATTGCTATCTCTCCATAGTCACACTTGAAGAACACTTAACACTTGCAATCTCAAATCTCAATATTACGATGAGTTTCTTAGCTAAACTAGTTTCTCTATGAATTAGGACAATCACAAGCCAAAAATTACTTCATATGGATGTACTTGGGCTATATATAAGTGAAAGAAGGGCTGAAAATGGAGCTTCAATGGTCAGAAAACTAGTTGTTAAAAAATAGAGCTCTAATAGGGGTTTGTACAGTTGATTGGGATGTAGCTTCCTTGGTTTGGATGTCTAATAGTACATTGATACAATAGCCGCTGCAATCAAGTCGGCCAACTTGCAACTCAAATATCTCAACTAAGGACTTCGATTCAATTCttatgcaaaacacaaaagttatagccaaatgagttagctttccaatggaTTAAGAAGAAAGTTATTTAGAGATCTAGAGAAGTTCTAACCAAATTACCCCTAACTGGTTAGAACATTGCTTCAAATCATAGCCACAAAAAAATACTCCTAAAATTCGGGTTTTCAGATAAGAAAACATgagaactggactttgatggccacttttttttttttttggctaacccCTTATGCGGGGAGGGACACCACCCCTATTATTATTGAAGGCCAGAAAGCAAGATTATAAAGACATTAATGACAAACAGCTCGAATACGAATAACGGGAGTCTGTGCTCTATCTAAGCCTAAGGCCCCCCTTGCCAATCGTGGCAACTCTAACTGTGATGTATACAAGACAGTACTCTCAGATTGCGCCCCCACCTTGGCTAAGGCATCCGCCACCTAATTTGCCTCGCGATAACAGTGCTCCACTGTCCATTCCAACCCCTGGGTTGCCACTAATGCATCTAGCTCCGACCGAATTAACCACGGACACCTCGATTTTTTCTCCACTAAGTTGACTAGCACCAGAGAGTCCACCTCCACCCGAATCCGCACGAACCCCCGAAGAAGGCATTGCTGCACACCAAACAACAGAGACTTGATCTCCGCTTGGATACATTTCAGCTCCCCAAACGAAGTAGAAAATCCAAACAGCTACGCACCAGATAAATCTCTGAGCACACCACCCCCGCCACTAATGCCCGGGTTGCCTAACGAGCACCCATCCATATTCAGCTTAAGTTCCCCTTGAGCTAGAAACTCCCAACAAACCAGTCTATGGGAGTATCGAGGCCTCCATCCAGAGATATTGGAGTAGACTGCCAACCAGGAGCCAAGCCCAGTAGACTCTCCTGCATACTCCCTACCAAATAACCCCACGACATCCGCCAGGATACGGTCATAAATGGTCTGTCACCGCAGGAACTGCCCTTCAAAAATTGCAAGATTTCGCGTCAACCAGATATGCCAGCAGATTATGCTAGGCAACACTGTGCGTAATGACTCCATACGAGAGTGACGTCTAGGCTGGCACCACCAACCAGCCAGTCGTGAACGCACCCCTATCCCTCTGTATCTCACGCCTGTGCCATTCCCAAAGAATGTCCACAGGAATTGAGCTAATTCTCCTTCCACGAAGACATGCTCCAAAGATTCAAACTGCGAGGCCGAACAACAAAAACACTTGGATGGGCCAGACACATGTAATCTTCCTAGCGACGACGCCAACGGCAGCTGATCCCACAACAATCGCACCATGAAGAAAGATATCTTGATTGGTACCAAAGGATGCCAAACCCTATCAAACATGAATGAGGAAGGAGTCTGTCTACCAAGTATCGTGTAGGAGGAAGCAATAGAAAAATCCCCTAACTCCGTCAAAGCCCACACCACACAATCATCCGCAGATCCCACTGGGGCCAATTTGGTAACAATCTCTGAAACTATGTCATCAGGGACCCATTGCCGCAACAACTGTTGATTCCACCGCCTATTCACCACAAAATCCCTTACTAAATGATCCGAGACACTTTGTAGGCGTTGACATAGAGGACCAGAGCCCAGCCAATTgtcaaaccagaaattacacTGACCAGACCGCACCACCCACCAAAGATTTTGCTCCGCCACCTCACGAACTTGAAGCAAGCGACTCCACATATATGAGCTACCCTGCACTGCCCCTACCATGCATGGATGACTAAACCGGCAGTACTTGGCCCACATGAATGTCGACCATAAGCAGTCACTTGTCCGGAAGCGCCACCATAATTTGAACGAGAACGCTGACTGGACCTCCAGTAACGACCGAACACCAACCCCTCTTGTGACGAGTCGGCACACAAGTCTAGCCACTTGATCCAATGGTGTCGGAGGCCACCCTCCCGCTCCCCCCAAAGAAAATTTGCCATGGCCCGTTCAGCCAAGGCGAGGACTCCCTTCGGAGGGCATGAAGCCGCCAGCAAGTGAATCGAGACTGCAGAAAGAACATGCTTAATGAGTATGAGACGACCCCCATTGGATAGAAACCTGGATCTCCAAGATGAGATTTTATTAATGATTGACTGAACCAACTTCATGAAATACAGATACTTCCGACGCCTTTAAAAAGCGTGCAGCCCAAGTAATGCACGGGAAACGGTTTAAGCCCCTCGCCACACATTGACTAGGCAACTTAGTATGCACCAAGAAACCGCACTTCTGAATATTAATCTCCTACCCTGATATTGCTTCATAGCTCCTAATCGTCTGCATGACACATCGCAGTGAGGAGGACGAAGCACTAGAAAAAACCAAGACGCCATCTGCATAGCTGAGATGAGTGATCCTAGAGCATCCTCGCGGAACTGAAAAGCACTTAAACTCCTGATACTCTATTAACTTGTTTAAAGAGCGGGACAGTACCTCCGCGCCGACAATAAATAACCAAGGGGATAGCGGATCCCCTTGACGAAGCTCTCGTGTGGACTTAAAGAAACCCACACTGGACCCGTTGACCAGAACTGAGAACCAAACATTTGACAGCAATCTCCAAATCCTGTCAATCCATTGCTCCCCAAATCCAAATCTTCTCAAAACGGAAGTCAAAAATATCCAGGAGACACGGTCGTAAGCCTTCAACATATCCAACTTTAAAGCAACATCGGCATTTCTGGAAGACCTCCCCATATTAGAGAGCAACTCCTGTGTGAGCAAAAAATTATCCGATAGAAGCCGCCCCCGAACAAACCCACTCTGCTGTGGGGAGATGATCTTAGGAAGCACTTGGGCCCAACGATCCGCCAAAATTCGCGAAATTAACTTGTTAACGAAGTTACACAAACTAATTGGTCGGAATTGCGAAAAGTCCTGAGGATGCTCAATCTTAGGGAGTGCTTCCTCTTAGTTTTGCAATGttttaagaatcatttcaatttGATAGTTGTAGCTTATGTTATAGTCAACATACTGAAATGTATTATCTCAACCACTCTCATTCTTCATtgtttcttgattgcatttcatttcTTTAATCTTTTGCAGTTCATGTTTCTTGGAATCAatttcaaatcatcaaaaatcatttcaccTCACTCTAAATGATGATTTCCACGAGCCTTATGCTTGAATTTACTTGATCAAATGAACATCTTTGTTTCATTGAAACATTGAAGCTTTGTTCTTCTCCTTTTTAACTTCATTTGTTTGCTAGAACACTTGAACAAGCATAAGAAGGAACTATAGTAATTTTCTCCTTGATAACTTATTAATGTATTTGCTCAAAAAGGAAGAACTATAGTAAAATGGACATAGGCACTAAGGGTTATTGAACCACTATAAATTGATTTGAGTATCTTGTCCCTTTATCTTTACTttgcttatttatttattttgttgttttttgcATGACTGGTTGATTGAGTTTAATTGTTATATGCTTATATCATTATTTGTTCAATACTTATTTGAAAGAATTTTTTATTTGGGTAAAGTTATTTTTGAACTTGGAAAAATTGTAaacaacctaattcacccccctctgaGATTGTTTTTGGGCCCTACGAAAAGTGTAAAAAATTAAATGGTAAGAAATATTGCTATCTACAATTCTTTGaccttttatttataaaaatgaattttgtgtgtCAATTAAGTAATACTTAAAAGATTAGAATGATGATGAAGTAATTATTCTCTACATCATAAACAAAGTTCTACAATTATTGGCACATTAGTTATTAATAATATTTATGATGCGAATTGATAATGGTTAGCCCAACAGTTGAACTAATGACCCTTGAGCCAATCAATTTTCTAAATCAATGAATCGTTTTGCATTCAATATTTCATATATAAAAACCTCCATAATTGCTTGTTGTAGGAACAGTTTATGTTAATGATTTACTTTGTATGGTGCGTTTCTGCTAACTTTGTTATATTGTTATTGACGAATCTTTCATTACTTTACTGCATAATCTGATTTGATTTTGTAGTCCAAGTAATCAAAATACAAGAAGATCAAAGCAAATTTTTCTAACATGTACATCATCTTCCACAGTTGCAGGTTGACTTATAATGAGATAGGTTTAATTTTTCTACCCTCAAACTTTAGAGAAATTAAGACGGCCtataaaacaaaaactaaaacaaaGATTCAAAAAGCAAAACTAAATTAAGAAACTAAAGAATTCAAGactttcaagaaaaaaaattgatctcTTAAAAGACTCAATAACAAAAATAACAGAGAAAGGTTGCCACTATTAAATTCGGGTTATAATAATAAGACCTTTAAAATACAACCAATCAAAAGTCAATGCATATATCATGCAATCCTAATTGCAAGTTAGGAGTTCAAACCCTGGCACCTTTAATTAAATCTAGAAGATGCATTCCTCTTGTTTTAGAGTTGATTTTTTATTAGCATGTATTTTGCCGATTTTTAGTTAGATTTTAGGGTAAGTTTTTAATGTGTTTTAAGTTAAAATGGAAGAATTGAATTACTTTATAAGCTACTTTTCATACAAGTAGTGTTTCTTAACCAAAATATGCAAAAGTGTTGGTTAATATGCAAATTTGtgttatttttgtaggttttggtATCCTTTGAATTGATTCAAGTCAAGAAGAGTTTGACAGCTTTGACACACCTTTATATTTTAGtcatatcttgagttacaagtattggattgagatgattttttatccattttgaagctaagaaacaTCTCTATAATTCTTATGAAGATATCAAAATCCAACTCATTGATTTTCCTAGTCAAAAGGCCAAAATACAGTCGGGAAAATTTCTGTCAAAACCTGAAATAGAGCATCAACCattcaggggtattttggtcatttatcagactacagagatctaaatgagatgattcttgatgcattggaaaactaactcaaagagctacaactttgaagTCCAAGAGCTAATTTGGcttccatcatcaagaaaatttcAATTGAAGTTGGTtcaaaaatagagcaaagttGAGATTTGAGCAGAAAGTGCAAAACTGAAGAACATGAAGAACCACGAGGCAATCCACGAGGTATCCCTGAGAAGCTTTTGCAAGTTGATTCTGAAACTTGCACTCATTTTACACTACTTTGTGGACTAAAATGTGGATGGAACCAGCTAAACTTGAGTTGAAAAAGTGAAGAACAACTTATGACCACATTATGAGCATATTTTCTCATCAAAAAACATCTATAAATACCTTTGTGTCTCATTTATTTGACCATCTTTTATAATTTGTTAGCATCTTGTAGCACCTTGTAGTAAGAAGTAGAATAGAGTAGAAGTATAGGTAGGCCTAGTTTCATATTGAGAGTTTCTTTCTTAGACTATGAGCTTTGAGAGAAAGGTGAAAACACTCTTGTACGAACTTATTTGAGAGATCAATTTGTGAAGAAATTCAAGGATTCAACCTTTAAAACATTGAATAAGAATTCTTCTTCCTAAACTTTGtctcttgtttttatttgtcaTACTTTATTACAAGTTTGATTCATGCTTAAATGTTCTTAATATGATGTCTAACTAAACTTTTTCATATCCTAGGGTGAAGATGAACTTGTTATAAGTTTGACTTGAAGTAGTTAGGGAATGATTAtgttgtttcatgattttttaGTTTGAGAACTTGTTCTTATACTTTATAGTTGTTTGGCCATCAATTATGAATGATTTGATAATTATTGAGCAATGAAAGTTGCCTTCAAATAGATCTAAGTTCTTAAACATTAGCCTTATTCTCACGAAAGTAGTGAATAATGATTGATTGGATTCATACAATCACTTCATTGAACTTATTTAACTTGTTTGTTACTTGTTCTCTATGAACATAGGTGAAGGATATATGGTTCTAAGAGTTAAAGAAATTGATGAAAGCAATTGTTAGAGGAATTAGCCAAGGTGGTTTTTCTTAAGAATGTCCATTGGCAAAAGTGAGGACATCCATTTGGAAGTTGTTCTATGAGAATTCATGGAAACATAAGTATAATTACCTTAATTAACTTCTAATCTTGACATAACAAGGGATTCTAAACCCTAATATCTCCTCACTTAATCTTTAagtaattttatttaatttgtttttacttttatttactttcttgcaATATACCACCTATATGGTTGGTTTTACCACCTAATGGCTggttttatatttattacttATGTCATATGGCCAGTTGTATCGCCTAAGCTAACATTTTCTATGGCTGGTTGTACTGCCTAGTgaactttctttgtttttaatttcttcacttTGATTATCTAGATAATAAAGTAAGTAATTAAATTCAAGTGATTGCCTAAGTCCCTGTAGGATCTATACCTATTATCTATATACTCAAGAAACAAACCGTGCATTTGTGAAAATATGGTaataaggttttaaaatttGTAGTGAGTGGAAAGACCCTATCAATTTTCTCTCCCTCGAGCTCCCTTGGTTTAGCTAGATTCTCAGTTAGTATAAGTTAGTATTGGAGTAATGTAAATGTTGGTCATTAACATAGGGAAAACAAAAAGACTATGCAAAGTTACTTTGATATGAGATTTTGAATCATTCATGGTCATAACCATATAAAAAGTTAACTTGACAAGAGAATCTAAATTGTAAAATTGAGTGAACGATTATATTAAAGGTAATGTTACGATTAAAATAAACTGACAAGTagcaaaaacaaatttttttgaacCAGTAATGCCTATCATAAAATGTCACTACCTATAAAAAGAAGCATAGCATTAACAACTATTGAACTCTATAAAGTCATCACCTGACGTCATGCTTGctatatatgtaaaatacctcTAAATCCAAGATTAGCAGAATTGAAATAAAATGCCTTATTCATGAGGATTAGTATCAAATTGATATTTAAAAACCACTTGCTAATGCTATTGCCAACGGAAAAAACGTTGATTGATTTGTTGCAATGATAGCTAAAGACAGTGAAGAAAGGAGTCTAAGCAGACTCTTAGACACTAATacgaggaaaaaaaatatgagcTTTCTGTTCACAAATAAAGTTGTTAGCACCATTTTGAAGATAACGAGTAAGGACTcgactttttatttttatttttttctaagAACTAGACTGAAAATAAAAGTGGCCCATATTTTATTTGTTGCAATGTTATAAAAAAATCATGTATCCATTAATCATGgaatatatttcttttcttttttttttttggtcagaCCACCCGGTATCCTGAGCCACTACTCCGACTAATTTGGATTCGGTCCAAGTTGCACCCACAGAGTCCGACTCTTGCTCGGGGGTAAGGCCT is part of the Coffea eugenioides isolate CCC68of chromosome 6, Ceug_1.0, whole genome shotgun sequence genome and encodes:
- the LOC113774033 gene encoding uncharacterized protein LOC113774033, which encodes MGRSSRNADVALKLDMLKAYDRVSWIFLTSVLRRFGFGEQWIDRIWRLLSNVWFSVLVNGSSVGFFKSTRELRQGDPLSPWLFIVGAEVLSRSLNKLIEYQEFKCFSVPRGCSRITHLSYADGVLVFSSASSSSLRCVMQTIRSYEAISGFLSNGGRLILIKHVLSAVSIHLLAASCPPKGVLALAERAMANFLWGEREGGLRHHWIKWLDLCADSSQEGLVFGRYWRSSQRSRSNYGGASGQVTAYGRHSCGPSTAGLVIHAW